The Brachyspira hyodysenteriae ATCC 27164 genome includes a window with the following:
- a CDS encoding deoxyguanosinetriphosphate triphosphohydrolase has protein sequence MRTIRLDIETREKGFLSPAASFSADSKGTVYPREKDDIRTIYMQDRDRIVHSEYFRRLKDKAQVIMLSVGDFRTRLTHTLEVMQIARSIARALRLNEDLTEAIAFGHDLGHSPFGHAGERAISKYFKGFHHSSHSLRVVEHLEKGKGLNLSFEVRDGIIKHTKGKNGKLIADSSGPSTNEGMIVRISDTIAYANHDVDDAIRYGLLKYEDLPKDIVKVLGTTYGERADTMIMGVIEASMEKMEIDIDEKVLKAINDLRAFMFKTVYESKAILEDVERVNRIISTIFEYLLKHKDIIEEDTLFKKADIPYNSDEELVKDYVAHLTDSEAINLHKKITYGKFNYI, from the coding sequence TTGAGAACTATAAGACTTGATATAGAAACTAGAGAAAAAGGATTTTTATCACCTGCTGCATCTTTCTCAGCAGATAGTAAAGGTACAGTATACCCTAGAGAAAAAGACGATATAAGAACTATTTATATGCAGGATAGAGACAGAATAGTACATAGCGAATATTTTAGACGCCTTAAAGATAAAGCCCAAGTTATAATGCTTTCAGTTGGTGATTTCAGGACAAGACTAACTCATACTCTTGAAGTTATGCAAATAGCAAGAAGCATAGCAAGAGCTTTAAGACTAAATGAAGATTTAACAGAGGCTATTGCATTCGGACATGATTTAGGACATTCCCCATTCGGACATGCAGGAGAGAGGGCTATATCAAAATATTTCAAAGGTTTTCATCATTCTTCACATTCTTTAAGAGTAGTAGAGCATCTTGAAAAAGGCAAAGGATTAAATTTAAGTTTTGAAGTACGCGACGGTATCATAAAGCATACCAAAGGAAAAAACGGAAAACTTATTGCTGACTCATCAGGACCTTCAACTAATGAGGGTATGATAGTAAGAATATCAGACACCATAGCTTATGCCAACCATGATGTTGATGATGCTATAAGATACGGACTTCTTAAATATGAAGACTTACCTAAAGATATAGTTAAAGTTCTTGGCACTACTTATGGTGAGAGAGCTGACACTATGATTATGGGTGTTATAGAAGCCAGCATGGAAAAGATGGAAATTGATATTGATGAAAAAGTTTTGAAGGCTATTAATGATTTAAGAGCTTTCATGTTTAAAACTGTTTATGAAAGCAAAGCAATACTTGAAGATGTTGAAAGAGTAAACAGAATAATATCAACAATATTTGAATATTTATTAAAGCATAAAGATATTATAGAAGAAGATACTTTATTCAAAAAAGCAGATATACCTTATAACAGCGATGAAGAATTAGTAAAAGATTATGTTGCACATCTCACAGATTCTGAAGCCATTAATCTTCATAAAAAAATAACTTATGGAAAATTTAATTATATATAA
- a CDS encoding BspA family leucine-rich repeat surface protein has protein sequence MENLIIYKPKNKEELKKLTDDENINLYNIDTSLIKDMSFLFKESKRKNFEGIENWNTSNVYDMIGMFKDAHYFNNDLNNWDTSNLKKISYMFFNASAFNKYPDKWNLDNIKEAYDVFNNDIDINKLPLNLRINLYYEDFDKIKDIDIKDIYKTIITSKNRKVIAFRTKLEKEHYNELESIIEYREKIESQNEVKFNSIEEVQDYVNNNYEEYFDKNLKFIKDEYDILSRDKTKKIDIKIIKFIYGNYLKVKDNVIRLKTIDNIIDLIDIESFRNTAYKIFENDRSKIASRIIVGIYGKGNIIKDYAKSIQGKEFYPRSYYIYILALNDGKYALSLIDEMARKSKIESVRNASNSALDVIADRMKINRDELSGLLIPDFSLNKNGERIINIEDKKYKISVNSKMSVDIYDITEKEKILKTIPKTFSSELKSEINFMKKEIKNIVKREREKILMLLMNGRKLSYDFWKKIYIDNSFLSQYSVNLFWNLYDENENFINIFRYLGDGSFIDINDDYITLNENNLISLSSPTEINKDSIIKCINQLSDYEIAQPIKQIQIIDNLEDEFNKYNNITATVSNIKNFASQFAFKEISEYYEEVNGYEYLDNYSGLSLYIEAPFNRNSNYNDEIDIKISIQGRNENNKHLFYRFMYGSILILENLIK, from the coding sequence ATGGAAAATTTAATTATATATAAACCTAAAAACAAAGAAGAATTAAAAAAATTAACTGATGATGAAAATATAAATCTATACAATATAGATACAAGTCTTATAAAAGATATGAGCTTTTTATTCAAAGAAAGCAAAAGAAAGAATTTTGAAGGCATAGAAAATTGGAATACTTCAAATGTTTATGATATGATTGGTATGTTTAAAGATGCTCATTACTTCAATAATGATTTGAATAATTGGGATACTTCAAACCTTAAAAAAATTTCATATATGTTTTTTAATGCATCAGCTTTCAATAAATATCCTGATAAATGGAATCTTGATAATATAAAAGAAGCTTATGATGTATTTAATAATGATATTGATATAAATAAACTTCCTCTTAATCTTAGAATCAATCTATATTATGAAGATTTTGATAAAATAAAAGATATTGATATAAAAGATATATACAAAACTATTATTACTTCTAAAAACAGAAAAGTTATAGCCTTTAGAACAAAATTAGAAAAAGAACATTATAATGAACTTGAAAGCATTATAGAATACAGAGAAAAAATAGAATCCCAAAATGAAGTAAAGTTTAATAGCATAGAAGAAGTTCAGGATTATGTTAACAATAATTATGAAGAATATTTTGATAAAAATTTAAAATTTATTAAAGATGAATATGATATTCTCTCAAGAGATAAAACTAAAAAGATTGATATTAAAATAATTAAATTCATTTACGGAAATTATTTGAAAGTTAAAGACAATGTAATTAGATTAAAAACTATAGACAATATCATAGATTTAATAGATATAGAAAGTTTCAGGAATACTGCATATAAAATATTTGAAAATGACAGAAGTAAAATCGCTTCAAGAATAATAGTAGGAATATATGGAAAAGGAAATATTATAAAAGATTATGCTAAAAGTATTCAAGGCAAAGAATTTTATCCGCGTTCATATTATATTTATATTTTGGCTTTAAATGACGGAAAATATGCTTTAAGTTTAATAGATGAAATGGCTAGAAAATCAAAGATTGAAAGCGTTAGAAATGCCTCTAATTCAGCACTAGATGTTATAGCCGATAGAATGAAAATAAATAGAGATGAGTTAAGCGGTTTATTAATTCCTGATTTTTCATTGAATAAAAACGGAGAGAGAATAATAAATATAGAAGATAAAAAATATAAAATATCCGTCAATTCAAAAATGTCTGTTGATATATACGATATAACAGAAAAAGAAAAAATATTAAAAACTATTCCAAAAACTTTTTCATCTGAATTAAAATCAGAAATAAACTTCATGAAAAAAGAAATAAAAAATATTGTAAAAAGAGAAAGAGAAAAAATATTAATGCTTCTTATGAACGGAAGAAAATTGAGTTATGATTTTTGGAAAAAGATTTATATTGATAATTCATTTTTGAGTCAGTATTCTGTAAATTTATTTTGGAACTTATACGATGAGAATGAAAATTTTATAAATATTTTTAGATATTTAGGAGATGGAAGTTTCATTGATATAAATGATGATTATATAACATTGAATGAAAATAATTTAATAAGTTTATCCTCCCCTACTGAAATAAATAAAGATTCAATAATAAAGTGCATCAATCAATTATCTGATTATGAAATAGCACAGCCTATTAAACAGATTCAAATAATAGATAATTTAGAAGACGAGTTCAATAAATATAATAACATAACAGCAACAGTATCAAATATAAAAAATTTCGCTTCTCAATTTGCATTTAAAGAAATTTCTGAATATTATGAAGAAGTTAATGGTTATGAATACTTAGATAATTACAGCGGCTTATCATTATATATAGAAGCTCCTTTTAATAGAAATTCAAATTACAATGATGAAATTGATATAAAAATATCTATTCAAGGCAGAAACGAGAATAATAAACATTTATTTTACAGATTTATGTACGGAAGCATTTTGATTTTGGAAAATTTGATTAAATAG
- the purF gene encoding amidophosphoribosyltransferase: MNNIEFNDKPREECGVFGIYSKEIKKDILKTLNYALYSLQHRGQESAGITVSNYKHLFTYKSMGLVSDLFSSNIPKDTEGNIAIGHVRYSTTGASKIENAQPLENLFRLGQIAIAHNGNLTNAEELRYELEEGGATFNATSDTEVIIKLIARKTVSNFIEGIKECVNIIKGAFALVIVVDGKLIGVRDPYGIRPLCLGTNANGDYFLASESCALDAVGSKFIRDIEAGEMVIIDEEGVKSFKYAKDKVKHYPCAFEHIYFARPESNIDGINVYNVRFQTGVLLAKKNKIDADIVIGVQDSGTIAALGFAKESGIPYSIGLVKNRYIGRTFIMPEQSSREETVKLKFNPLRHLIDGKRVILIDDSLVRGTTSRILIDIVRKAGAKEVHFRSASPVIKSPCYYGVDISSKKELIGAKLSVEEIRKEINADTLEYLTIEDMLEALQNQNYCIGCFTGEYPTEIPNKPLAEKTC; encoded by the coding sequence ATGAATAATATTGAATTTAATGATAAACCTAGAGAAGAATGCGGAGTTTTTGGTATTTATTCTAAAGAAATAAAGAAAGATATATTAAAAACATTAAATTATGCACTTTATTCCTTACAGCATAGAGGACAGGAAAGTGCAGGTATTACCGTATCAAATTACAAACATTTATTTACTTATAAATCTATGGGGCTTGTATCAGACCTATTTTCAAGCAATATACCTAAAGATACAGAAGGAAATATTGCTATAGGACATGTAAGATACTCTACTACAGGTGCTAGTAAAATAGAAAATGCTCAGCCTCTTGAAAACCTTTTCAGATTAGGACAAATTGCCATAGCTCATAATGGAAATTTAACTAATGCTGAAGAATTAAGATATGAACTTGAAGAAGGAGGAGCAACATTCAATGCCACTTCCGATACAGAAGTTATTATAAAACTTATAGCTAGAAAAACAGTTAGTAACTTTATAGAAGGTATTAAAGAATGCGTTAATATTATAAAAGGTGCTTTTGCTCTTGTTATAGTAGTAGATGGTAAGCTTATAGGTGTAAGAGACCCATATGGAATAAGACCTTTATGTTTGGGTACTAATGCTAACGGCGATTATTTTCTAGCCTCTGAGTCTTGTGCTTTGGATGCTGTAGGATCTAAATTTATAAGAGATATAGAAGCAGGAGAAATGGTTATAATAGATGAAGAAGGCGTAAAATCATTTAAATATGCTAAAGATAAGGTTAAACATTATCCTTGTGCTTTTGAACATATATATTTTGCACGCCCTGAAAGCAATATAGACGGCATTAATGTTTATAATGTAAGATTCCAAACAGGTGTATTGCTTGCCAAGAAAAATAAAATAGATGCTGATATAGTTATAGGTGTTCAGGACTCTGGTACAATAGCAGCATTAGGATTTGCTAAAGAAAGCGGCATTCCATATAGCATAGGTTTGGTAAAAAATAGATATATAGGAAGAACTTTCATAATGCCTGAACAATCTTCAAGAGAAGAAACAGTTAAATTAAAATTCAATCCTTTAAGACATTTAATAGATGGAAAAAGAGTAATACTTATAGATGACTCATTGGTTAGAGGAACTACAAGCAGAATATTAATAGATATTGTTAGAAAAGCAGGTGCTAAAGAGGTGCATTTCAGATCTGCTTCACCTGTTATAAAAAGTCCTTGCTACTATGGAGTTGATATATCTTCTAAAAAAGAGCTTATAGGAGCTAAACTCTCTGTAGAAGAAATCAGAAAAGAAATTAATGCTGATACTTTAGAATATCTCACTATAGAAGATATGCTTGAAGCTTTACAAAATCAGAATTACTGTATAGGCTGTTTCACAGGAGAATATCCTACTGAAATACCAAACAAACCTTTAGCTGAAAAAACTTGCTGA
- the purC gene encoding phosphoribosylaminoimidazolesuccinocarboxamide synthase encodes MSKEKKEMMYEGKAKKIYATDNADEIIVYYKDDATAFNGEKKGSIKDKGVMNNEITTLLFKMLEKNGIKTHFIEKLSDREQLCQKVKIFPLEVIVRNLIAGSMAKRLGIEEGTVPPNTIFEICYKNDEYGDPLINDHHAVALKLATYDELKYIYEVTAKVNNLLKDALDKIGITLVDFKVEFGKNDKGEILLADEITPDTCRFWDKETGKKLDKDRFRRDLGSIEEAYIEVLNRLNNL; translated from the coding sequence ATGTCTAAAGAAAAAAAAGAAATGATGTACGAGGGAAAAGCTAAAAAGATTTATGCTACAGATAATGCTGATGAAATAATCGTGTATTATAAAGATGATGCTACTGCTTTCAATGGAGAAAAAAAAGGCTCTATAAAAGATAAAGGGGTTATGAATAATGAAATAACAACTTTACTTTTCAAAATGCTTGAAAAAAATGGAATTAAAACACATTTTATAGAAAAATTAAGCGACAGAGAACAGCTTTGTCAGAAAGTTAAAATTTTCCCATTGGAAGTAATTGTTAGAAATTTAATAGCAGGTTCTATGGCTAAAAGACTTGGCATAGAAGAGGGTACAGTTCCTCCTAATACTATATTTGAAATTTGCTATAAAAATGATGAATACGGTGATCCTTTAATCAATGATCATCATGCTGTTGCTTTGAAGCTTGCTACTTATGATGAATTAAAATATATTTATGAAGTAACTGCAAAAGTTAATAATTTATTAAAAGATGCTTTAGATAAAATAGGTATTACTTTAGTTGACTTCAAAGTAGAATTTGGTAAAAACGATAAAGGTGAAATACTTTTAGCTGATGAAATTACTCCTGATACTTGCAGATTCTGGGATAAAGAAACTGGTAAAAAATTAGATAAAGACAGATTTAGAAGAGATTTAGGTTCTATTGAAGAGGCTTATATAGAAGTTTTAAATAGACTTAATAATCTATAA
- the purE gene encoding 5-(carboxyamino)imidazole ribonucleotide mutase produces the protein MKVAIIFGSRSDTDKMKNAASCLKEFGIEYKAFVLSAHRVPEHLEKTIKHIEENNYEVIIAGAGLAAHLPGVIASKTILPVIGVPISASNLDGMDALLSIVQMPKPITVATVGINNSYNAGMLAVEMLALKYSDIKNKLIAYRQKMKEDFIADNEKPIEFDI, from the coding sequence ATGAAAGTTGCTATAATATTTGGAAGCAGATCTGATACTGATAAAATGAAAAATGCTGCTTCTTGTTTAAAAGAATTTGGAATAGAATATAAAGCCTTTGTTCTTTCTGCTCATAGAGTGCCTGAACATCTTGAAAAAACTATAAAACATATAGAAGAAAATAATTATGAAGTAATAATAGCTGGTGCAGGACTTGCTGCTCATTTACCTGGTGTAATAGCTTCAAAAACAATACTTCCTGTTATAGGAGTTCCTATTAGTGCAAGCAATCTTGACGGAATGGATGCTTTACTTTCTATAGTGCAGATGCCTAAACCTATTACTGTTGCTACTGTTGGTATTAATAATTCTTATAATGCAGGTATGCTTGCTGTAGAAATGCTTGCTTTAAAATATAGCGATATTAAAAATAAATTAATTGCTTACAGACAGAAAATGAAAGAAGATTTTATTGCTGATAATGAAAAGCCTATTGAATTTGATATTTAA
- a CDS encoding ATP-binding protein → MENIMNDKIVKMRIGFSSIVIFRDILKNKVIKKLIKFLEAYDDDNKNNEIKLIDYYSDFLYELFKHNNNIADYLLTYIFKDDNIYISKYIKKDNLDYNLEESLKNELNFFEFLSSFDFNTLFSEEYSSQISKLDCDEINFYELYKKHIEEMSKKGHGIFYNNNMFTLDDKKNIIPAKHQDMQDIKHLYGYERERSKVIANTKSLLEGKKANNILLYGDAGTGKSSTIKAVANMFKDDGLRLIEVKKSQLSFITDIIEDLSFSPLKFIIFIDDLTFSSNDDTFSYLKAILEGGVNSFPSNVVVYVTSNYRHLIKENFQDRTGDDIHIEDTIQQIMSLTNRFGIIITYQRPDKDLFTDIVLSYAEINNIKMDKDELIKQAEGYAIRSAGRSPRVAKQFIESLL, encoded by the coding sequence ATGGAAAATATTATGAATGATAAAATAGTAAAGATGAGAATAGGGTTTTCTAGTATAGTAATATTTAGGGATATACTTAAAAATAAAGTAATAAAAAAGCTAATTAAGTTTTTAGAAGCTTATGATGATGATAATAAAAACAATGAAATAAAATTGATAGATTATTATTCAGACTTTTTATATGAACTTTTTAAACATAATAATAATATAGCTGATTATTTATTAACTTATATATTTAAAGATGATAATATTTATATAAGTAAATATATAAAGAAAGATAATTTAGATTATAATTTGGAAGAGTCATTAAAAAATGAATTAAATTTTTTTGAATTTTTATCTTCATTTGACTTTAATACATTATTTTCAGAAGAATATTCAAGTCAAATATCAAAATTAGACTGTGATGAAATAAACTTTTATGAATTATATAAAAAACATATAGAAGAAATGTCTAAAAAAGGTCATGGAATATTTTATAATAATAATATGTTTACTCTCGATGACAAAAAGAATATAATACCTGCTAAACATCAGGATATGCAGGATATAAAACATTTATATGGCTATGAAAGAGAGAGAAGCAAGGTTATAGCAAATACTAAAAGTCTTCTTGAAGGTAAAAAAGCAAATAATATACTTCTTTACGGAGATGCCGGAACAGGAAAAAGCAGCACTATAAAAGCAGTAGCAAATATGTTTAAAGATGATGGATTAAGACTTATAGAAGTTAAAAAAAGTCAATTATCATTTATAACTGATATAATAGAAGATTTGAGTTTTAGTCCTCTTAAATTTATAATATTTATAGATGATTTAACATTTTCTTCAAATGATGATACTTTTTCATATTTAAAAGCTATACTTGAAGGAGGAGTTAATTCTTTCCCCTCAAATGTTGTAGTTTATGTTACTTCAAATTACAGACATTTAATAAAAGAAAATTTCCAAGATAGAACAGGAGATGATATTCATATAGAAGATACTATTCAGCAGATAATGAGTTTAACTAATAGATTCGGTATAATAATAACATATCAAAGACCTGATAAAGATTTATTTACAGACATTGTACTTTCTTATGCTGAAATTAATAATATAAAAATGGATAAAGATGAATTAATAAAACAGGCTGAAGGCTATGCTATAAGAAGTGCAGGAAGAAGTCCTAGAGTAGCAAAACAATTTATAGAATCATTATTATAA
- a CDS encoding methyl-accepting chemotaxis protein: MKIRTRFIIFGIYTFAVTILLIYLQFRIVRSVTEYSNIYQHTIKSSAIARQYQQNSAYLTQFVRSYVATANQKYEQAYNDCIGISGGTKPTPMNYDRGLYWSLYLGSGTKPYQDGQTKSYADVMKELNFSQDMFDLLALSKSRSEELVKLEVQAMDIIKSIPRNADGTIPDEYKARQLEAIELVNGDEYERRVSEIMTPISQFFDKLESDNAIKLRAAAYEVRNDTILFFIGLLLVGSSVVVFLASLGKTIGKNLRLCVELASEISNGNLTAEIDERLCKGNGEFASLLKSFRDMISHLREIISRVLQSSKEISEAATEIAQGNTDLSTRTEMQASHLEETASSMEQIASTIKSSADNSVRGNQMMQDSEKSVQEAGEIIEATTNNIELVFEASNKITDITKIIENIAFQTNILALNAAVEAARAGEQGKGFAVVATEVRNLAQTSQSSVKDITSLIADANEKIKTATETARKSKEIFMDIEQKIEDTSRIMQDISAMAVEQQAGVDQVNVAVSQMDQSTQQNAALVEQATASSEGLMGQAKELVDLMHFFKV, from the coding sequence ATGAAAATAAGGACAAGGTTTATTATATTTGGTATTTACACTTTTGCTGTTACTATTCTATTAATATATCTTCAGTTTAGAATAGTAAGAAGTGTTACAGAATATAGTAATATATATCAGCATACTATAAAATCATCTGCTATAGCAAGACAGTATCAGCAAAATTCAGCCTATTTAACTCAATTTGTTAGAAGTTATGTAGCAACTGCTAATCAAAAATACGAACAAGCATATAATGACTGTATAGGAATATCAGGCGGAACAAAGCCTACACCAATGAATTATGACAGAGGATTATATTGGTCTCTATACTTAGGAAGCGGTACTAAACCATATCAAGACGGACAGACAAAATCATATGCAGATGTTATGAAAGAACTTAACTTCTCTCAGGATATGTTTGATCTTTTGGCTTTATCAAAAAGCAGATCTGAAGAATTGGTAAAATTAGAAGTTCAGGCTATGGATATAATAAAATCAATACCAAGAAATGCAGACGGAACTATACCTGATGAATATAAGGCAAGACAATTAGAAGCCATAGAATTAGTTAATGGTGATGAATATGAAAGAAGAGTTTCAGAGATAATGACTCCTATAAGCCAGTTTTTTGATAAATTAGAAAGCGATAATGCTATAAAGTTACGTGCGGCAGCTTATGAAGTAAGAAATGATACTATATTATTTTTTATAGGTTTATTATTAGTAGGTTCATCTGTTGTAGTGTTCTTGGCTTCTTTAGGAAAAACTATAGGAAAAAATTTAAGATTATGCGTAGAATTAGCTTCTGAAATATCTAATGGTAATTTGACAGCAGAAATAGATGAGAGATTATGCAAAGGTAATGGAGAATTTGCTTCATTACTTAAAAGTTTCAGAGATATGATATCACATTTAAGAGAAATTATTTCAAGAGTATTACAAAGCTCTAAAGAAATATCTGAAGCTGCTACAGAAATAGCACAAGGAAATACTGACTTATCAACAAGAACAGAAATGCAGGCTTCTCATTTGGAAGAAACAGCTTCTTCTATGGAACAGATAGCATCTACTATAAAATCTTCTGCTGATAATTCTGTAAGAGGAAATCAAATGATGCAGGATTCTGAAAAATCTGTTCAGGAAGCCGGAGAAATAATTGAAGCTACTACAAATAACATAGAACTTGTATTTGAAGCAAGTAATAAAATCACAGACATTACAAAAATAATAGAAAATATAGCATTCCAAACTAATATATTAGCTCTTAATGCTGCTGTAGAGGCTGCAAGAGCAGGAGAACAAGGTAAAGGTTTTGCTGTTGTTGCTACTGAAGTTAGAAACCTAGCTCAAACTAGTCAGTCTTCTGTTAAAGATATTACTTCTCTTATAGCAGATGCTAATGAGAAAATAAAAACAGCTACAGAAACTGCCAGAAAATCCAAAGAAATATTTATGGACATAGAACAAAAAATAGAAGATACCTCTAGAATTATGCAGGATATTAGTGCTATGGCAGTAGAACAGCAGGCAGGAGTTGATCAAGTTAATGTAGCAGTATCTCAAATGGATCAATCCACTCAGCAGAATGCTGCTTTAGTAGAACAGGCAACAGCTTCTTCTGAAGGATTAATGGGACAAGCTAAAGAATTAGTTGATTTAATGCATTTCTTTAAAGTGTAA
- a CDS encoding glycine--tRNA ligase subunit alpha, whose product MTFTDLIMTLNKFWSENGCIIQQGYDLEVGAGTFNPATALRALGPEPFSVAYVEPSRRPTDGRYGENPNRLQHYYQYQVIMKPSPENIQDLYIQSLEALGISFKDHDIRFVHDDWESPTLGAWGLGWEVWLDGMEITQFTYFQAVGGINLKPITGEITYGLERICMYLQNIDNVYDLEWGHGIKYGDVHLQGEKEFSKYNFEVADTDMYFRHFKEYEEECDRCLANGCVLPAYDMVMKSSHVFNMLDARNAISVTERAGYIARVRELMKKVSAAYIESREKLGYPLIKNK is encoded by the coding sequence ATGACATTTACAGATTTAATTATGACTTTAAATAAATTTTGGAGCGAGAACGGATGTATAATACAGCAGGGATATGACTTAGAGGTAGGAGCAGGTACATTTAACCCAGCAACAGCATTAAGAGCATTAGGACCAGAGCCTTTCAGTGTAGCCTATGTAGAACCATCAAGAAGACCAACAGACGGAAGATACGGAGAAAATCCTAACAGACTTCAGCATTATTATCAGTATCAAGTTATAATGAAACCATCTCCAGAAAATATTCAGGATTTATATATACAAAGTTTGGAAGCATTAGGAATAAGCTTTAAAGATCATGATATAAGATTCGTTCATGATGACTGGGAATCCCCTACTCTAGGTGCTTGGGGCTTAGGTTGGGAAGTATGGCTTGATGGTATGGAAATAACTCAGTTTACATACTTCCAAGCTGTTGGAGGAATAAATTTAAAACCTATAACAGGTGAAATTACTTACGGACTTGAAAGAATATGTATGTATTTGCAAAATATAGATAATGTTTATGACTTGGAATGGGGACATGGAATAAAATACGGTGATGTACATTTACAAGGAGAAAAAGAATTTTCTAAATACAATTTTGAAGTTGCTGATACTGATATGTATTTCAGACATTTCAAAGAATACGAAGAAGAATGCGATAGATGCTTGGCTAATGGATGTGTACTTCCTGCTTATGATATGGTTATGAAAAGTTCGCATGTATTTAATATGCTAGATGCTAGAAATGCTATAAGCGTAACAGAAAGAGCCGGATATATTGCTAGAGTAAGAGAACTTATGAAAAAAGTTTCTGCTGCTTATATAGAATCAAGAGAAAAATTAGGTTATCCATTAATAAAAAATAAGTAA
- a CDS encoding demethoxyubiquinone hydroxylase family protein, with translation MPSFANPFNANVNRKVTKEELIQAVRLDIAGELEAIYLYDAHVMATDDPVAKAVLADIRDEEKAHVGELMALLRHLDPKEAEHFESGQLEVKEMMEELGIKEPNLSGLTVGSLKKD, from the coding sequence ATGCCTAGTTTTGCAAATCCGTTTAATGCAAATGTTAATAGAAAAGTGACTAAAGAAGAATTAATACAAGCTGTAAGACTTGATATTGCTGGAGAATTGGAGGCTATATATCTGTATGATGCTCATGTTATGGCTACAGATGATCCGGTTGCAAAGGCAGTATTAGCTGACATAAGAGATGAAGAAAAAGCACATGTCGGAGAGCTTATGGCTTTGCTTAGACATTTAGACCCTAAAGAAGCAGAACATTTTGAATCCGGACAATTAGAAGTTAAAGAGATGATGGAAGAGCTTGGAATAAAAGAACCTAATTTATCCGGACTTACAGTTGGAAGTTTGAAAAAAGACTGA
- a CDS encoding family 1 encapsulin nanocompartment shell protein, whose protein sequence is MDYLARESSPFEESFWQNIDKVVVETASRTLIGRRFLSIYGPLGAGAISVQYDKSDREEVFEDGFVKTSGRKSVELPQIYQDFTLLWRDLENNISNKLPLDLSIVSQAAQTLANKEDNLIFNGNDFLELKGILNAEGAQKLQISDWGQGENPYTDIVKAINMIREKGIVGRFVLCLSQSLYFDLQRIQQGTGMTEAQRISSMIGNLYNVPVIKGKKAALICAEPQYMDLAVGIDMSTAYLEQKDLNHSFRIMETIIPRIKDSNAIVVLE, encoded by the coding sequence ATGGATTATTTAGCTAGAGAAAGTTCGCCTTTTGAAGAAAGTTTTTGGCAGAATATAGATAAAGTTGTTGTTGAAACAGCAAGCAGAACACTTATAGGAAGAAGATTTTTATCTATTTATGGGCCTCTCGGTGCAGGTGCTATAAGCGTTCAATATGATAAGAGCGACAGAGAAGAAGTTTTTGAAGATGGTTTCGTAAAAACTTCAGGAAGAAAATCTGTTGAGCTGCCTCAAATTTATCAGGATTTCACTCTATTATGGAGAGATTTGGAAAATAATATTTCAAATAAACTTCCTTTAGATTTATCAATAGTATCTCAGGCTGCTCAGACACTTGCTAATAAAGAAGACAATTTAATATTCAATGGAAATGATTTTCTTGAATTAAAAGGTATACTTAATGCTGAAGGAGCACAAAAATTACAAATCTCTGATTGGGGACAAGGTGAGAATCCTTATACTGATATAGTTAAAGCTATAAATATGATTAGAGAAAAAGGCATTGTTGGAAGATTCGTACTATGTTTAAGCCAATCATTATATTTTGACCTACAGAGAATACAGCAAGGAACTGGAATGACAGAAGCTCAAAGAATATCTAGTATGATTGGAAATCTTTACAATGTACCTGTTATAAAAGGAAAGAAAGCTGCATTGATTTGTGCTGAACCTCAATATATGGATTTAGCTGTTGGAATAGATATGTCTACTGCATATTTAGAACAGAAGGATTTAAATCATAGCTTTAGAATAATGGAAACTATAATACCTAGAATAAAAGACTCTAATGCAATAGTTGTTTTAGAATAG